A portion of the Pseudopipra pipra isolate bDixPip1 chromosome 1, bDixPip1.hap1, whole genome shotgun sequence genome contains these proteins:
- the PRL gene encoding prolactin yields the protein MSAKGASLKGLLLVALLVSNMLLTKEGVTSLPICPNGSINCQVSLEELFDRAVKLSHYIHFLSSEMFNEFDERYAQGRGFIAKAVNGCHTSSLTTPEDKEQAQQIHHEDLLNLVLGVLRSWNDPLIHLASEVQRIKEAPETILWKAVEIEEQNKRLLEGMEKIVGRVHSGEIGNEIYSPWEGLPSLQLADEDSRLFAFYNLLHCLRRDSHKIDNYLKLLKCRLIHDNNC from the exons ATGAGTGCCAAGGGGGCCTCACTGAAAG GTTTGTTGCTGGTGGCCCTTCTGGTGTCCAACATGCTCCTGACAAAGGAAGGAGTGACTTCCTTACCAATCTGCCCTAATGGATCCATCAATTGCCAAGTTTCCCTTGAGGAACTTTTTGACCGAGCAGTTAAACTTTCACACTATATCCACTTCCTGTCTTCAGAAATGTTCAATGAATTC GACGAACGCTACGCTCAGGGCCGGGGTTTTATTGCAAAAGCTGTTAATGGCTGCCACACTTCCTCCTTAACCACTCCTGAAGATAAGGAGCAAGCTCAGCAGATTCAT CATGAAGACCTACTGAATTTAGTACTGGGAGTACTGCGCTCCTGGAATGATCCCCTGATCCACTTGGCCTCTGAAGTACAAAGAATCAAAGAAGCTCCAGAAACCATTCTCTGGAAGGCTGTAGAAATTGAAGAACAAAACAAGCGGCTTCTAGAAGGAATGGAGAAAATAGTTGGGAGG GTTCATTCTGGTGAGATCGGAAATGAAATTTACTCTCCGTGGGAAGGACTTCCATCTCTTCAACTTGCTGATGAGGACTCCAGACTCTTTGCCTTTTACAACCTGCTGCATTGCCTCCGCAGAGATTCCCACAAAATTGACAACTATCTCAAGCTTCTGAAGTGCCGCCTAATCCACGATAACAATTGTTAA